The DNA sequence GTACCAGATCTCCGTGCCGTCCTCGAGTTCGAGGACCGTGCGGTAGCCGTACGAGCCGGAGTAGCCGGCCGACGTGATCGTGCCGCTGTGCACGGCCTTGAGCGGCGCACCGGCCGACCCGGCGAAGTCGAGGCCGGTGTGCTGGCCCGAGGACCAGAGCGCGCCGGACTGACCGTAGGTCGAGGTGATCGTGTACGAGAAGGTGGGGAGGGAGAAGCTGGCGGCGAGCTTGGCGAGCCGCTCGGCCTCCTTCTTCTTCTTCGCCGCTTCCTCCGCCGCCTTCTTCTTCGCGGCGGCCTCGGCCTCGGCCTCGTCCTGCTGCTTCTTGGCCTCGGCGGCGGCGGTCTCGGCCGCTGCCTTCTCGGCGGCGGCCTTGGCCTCGGCGTCCGCGCTGGCCTGCTGCTGCTCGGCCTGCTGAAGGATCCGGGCGCGCAGCGCCTCGCCGGCGCCGGTGCCCTGCTCCGCCTCGGCGGTGGTGAGGCCGGCGGTGGTGAGCGGGGCGGACGCGGCGACCGGGACGGTCTCCGCGTCGTCGGACATCAAGGACCCGACGCCGGGGAGGGACTTGGCGTCGGGGAGGTTGTCCGCGATGGAATCGGGAAGAGAGATGGAGACCGGCGCCTTGTCCTGCGCGGTGGCCATGCCGCCCGCACCGACGGCCGCTATGACACCGACCCCGAGGACGGTGGAGCTACGGGCCAGACCACGCTGCTTGGCTACGCGGTGCTTGCCGCGCACGGGTCGGATGGACTCCGCGGTGGGGTTCCATTCCTCCCAGGTGCGCTCCTCGCCACCGAAGGTGTCGGCACCGAAGGGTGACGGGGCCTCAGGGGCAGGCTTGTTGGACGCCACGTGGGCGCACTCCTTTCCTTCCTTCTCGCCTACCGGGTTAGCTGACGGGTTCGGAGCAGGAAGGTCTCCTACGGGCCCCTCCGTCTCTCACGAGACGCAGGCGTCCGATTCACCCCATGTAGGTGGTTCCCCGGTTCCCTTGCGGAATTCGGCGCTCGCGCGCGGCGCCGCCTCTGACGACGGCTGTGACGACCGCGCTGCGTTATCGAACGTTAATAGACGGACGGGCCCGATTCCAAGCTGTTCCTGTTGATCATTAACGGACACGGCAGGG is a window from the Streptomyces sp. MMBL 11-1 genome containing:
- a CDS encoding M23 family metallopeptidase, whose protein sequence is MASNKPAPEAPSPFGADTFGGEERTWEEWNPTAESIRPVRGKHRVAKQRGLARSSTVLGVGVIAAVGAGGMATAQDKAPVSISLPDSIADNLPDAKSLPGVGSLMSDDAETVPVAASAPLTTAGLTTAEAEQGTGAGEALRARILQQAEQQQASADAEAKAAAEKAAAETAAAEAKKQQDEAEAEAAAKKKAAEEAAKKKKEAERLAKLAASFSLPTFSYTITSTYGQSGALWSSGQHTGLDFAGSAGAPLKAVHSGTITSAGYSGSYGYRTVLELEDGTEIWYAHQSSIEVSVGQKVTTGQTIGRMGDSGNVTGVHLHLEVRTAGGSAMDPMAWLASKGINV